Proteins encoded by one window of Vitreimonas flagellata:
- a CDS encoding ABC transporter ATP-binding protein, with amino-acid sequence MLAPSTPPEYAIEARGLDKTYGAQGKGKPTHALKAVDLAIPRGSFFGLLGPNGAGKSTFINILGGLVKKSGGAASIWGHDIEADPMNARGAIGIVPQELNMDPFFSPAEALEIQAGYYGVPKSERRTEEILKAVGLWEKRDAYARTLSGGMKRRLLVAKAMVHAPPVLVLDEPTAGVDVDLRRQLWEYVRSLHASGVTIVLTTHYLEEAQELCDTIAIINHGNVIACEPTHKLISRLDRKTLVVTPREAIALPITGFEDVTFAMRPSGALAVTYSTGAHSVEEMLDRVRKAGIAIKDLSIEEPDLEDVFVELTA; translated from the coding sequence ATGCTCGCACCCTCAACGCCGCCCGAATACGCTATCGAAGCGCGCGGCCTCGATAAAACCTACGGGGCCCAGGGTAAGGGCAAACCGACCCACGCTTTGAAGGCCGTCGATCTGGCCATACCGCGCGGCTCGTTCTTCGGCCTGCTGGGGCCGAACGGCGCCGGGAAGTCGACCTTCATCAACATCCTGGGCGGGCTGGTGAAGAAGTCGGGCGGCGCGGCCTCGATCTGGGGCCATGACATCGAAGCCGATCCGATGAATGCGCGCGGCGCCATCGGCATCGTTCCGCAAGAATTGAACATGGACCCGTTCTTCTCCCCCGCCGAGGCGCTGGAGATTCAGGCCGGCTATTACGGCGTGCCCAAGAGTGAGCGGCGCACGGAAGAGATTCTGAAGGCCGTCGGGCTTTGGGAAAAGCGCGACGCGTATGCGCGCACTTTGTCCGGCGGCATGAAGCGGCGCCTGCTGGTGGCGAAGGCGATGGTGCATGCGCCGCCGGTGCTGGTGCTGGATGAGCCGACCGCCGGCGTTGACGTCGATCTGCGTCGCCAGCTTTGGGAATACGTGCGTTCGTTGCACGCCAGCGGCGTGACCATCGTGTTGACCACGCACTATCTCGAAGAAGCCCAGGAGCTCTGCGATACGATCGCCATCATCAACCACGGCAACGTCATCGCCTGCGAGCCGACGCACAAGCTGATCTCGCGGCTGGATCGGAAGACGCTGGTGGTCACGCCGCGCGAGGCGATCGCGCTGCCGATCACGGGCTTTGAAGACGTCACGTTTGCCATGCGCCCGAGCGGTGCGCTGGCCGTGACCTACAGCACCGGCGCCCATTCTGTGGAAGAAATGCTCGACCGCGTGCGCAAAGCCGGCATCGCGATCAAAGATCTCTCGATCGAAGAACCGGATCTCGAAGACGTGTTCGTGGAGCTAACAGCATGA
- a CDS encoding zinc-finger domain-containing protein, which produces MSKLQHNPRTDSATPGDPDALPAPEVITVTSKRVKCDGGGGALGHPVVFYDMGEEHFVECLYCDRRFVLADGADGH; this is translated from the coding sequence ATGAGTAAGCTCCAGCATAATCCGCGCACCGATTCCGCGACACCCGGCGACCCGGATGCGCTACCCGCGCCGGAAGTGATCACGGTCACCTCGAAGCGCGTGAAGTGCGATGGCGGCGGCGGCGCGCTCGGCCACCCGGTCGTGTTCTACGACATGGGCGAAGAGCATTTCGTCGAATGCCTCTATTGCGACCGCCGCTTTGTCCTGGCCGACGGCGCTGACGGTCACTGA
- a CDS encoding DUF3857 domain-containing transglutaminase family protein produces the protein MDQQTIGYREITPGARVAPPADWVDLAPYTVPQTANPHFIAQGVCVLLDDSQIDLAGEDRAWFYRRAELVTAPAGAERVAQFSVNFDPAFERVDVHSIAVIRGGQRIEHTATAFFEVLRRERNMERLQFDGRLTVHFTIPDVRQGDVVETSYTLFGQRKSLLGKHGAFIGLEWGVGIVEVRLRQRTPKDRVVFERAFNNAPVGEQTEADGVIDRRWRMLERPGIRGEALTPPWTIQTAALQLSEWRDWAEVADAFTPLYAHEGPLPDEVEQEIARIQATETTPEGRAAAVLRFAQGAVRYLAISMGEGGYTPRSLADVCAARYGDCKDKSKLFTQMALRLGLDACPALVNTFDGYALDERLPSAQMFDHCVVRLAIGKKVYWLDATRQVQASPLDKLTQCYFGWALPMRAGVTALERMPDPNLPHLVESYENVQLRAFDEPVRYEWKTIYRDARAEAIREQFAREGAVSVFKAYAEDVQRTWPKAQVVSQDIIEDDVVNNTFTVREVYDIHDAWTPAGPAAHNFATRDLAIAGSLLPLDPGDRKYPIYLGQPGKRTRHVEVRTMKQHEGGWTRDQRASTLLHSDEMKVKDGGKLLVIDQVLDIKALTLPAKEAEAYRKVVANLSNNELVVTETDLKAGNKLSVWTLIGWLIAGIIVLYSFVSRQ, from the coding sequence ATGGATCAACAAACAATTGGCTACCGGGAAATCACGCCCGGCGCACGGGTGGCGCCGCCGGCGGATTGGGTGGACCTCGCGCCCTATACGGTGCCGCAGACCGCTAACCCGCATTTCATCGCGCAAGGCGTTTGCGTCCTCTTGGACGATTCCCAGATCGACCTGGCGGGCGAGGATCGCGCCTGGTTTTATCGCCGCGCCGAATTGGTGACCGCGCCTGCGGGCGCCGAGCGCGTGGCGCAATTCAGCGTCAATTTCGATCCAGCGTTTGAGCGCGTCGATGTACACTCGATCGCGGTAATCCGCGGCGGCCAACGCATTGAGCATACCGCCACCGCCTTCTTCGAAGTGCTGCGCCGCGAGCGCAACATGGAGCGGCTACAGTTCGACGGCCGCCTCACGGTGCATTTCACCATTCCCGACGTCCGCCAGGGCGACGTGGTGGAAACCTCTTACACGCTGTTCGGCCAACGCAAGTCGCTGCTGGGCAAGCACGGCGCCTTCATTGGCCTGGAGTGGGGCGTGGGCATCGTTGAAGTGCGGCTGCGCCAGCGCACGCCGAAGGATCGCGTGGTGTTCGAACGCGCGTTCAACAACGCGCCGGTCGGCGAGCAGACCGAAGCGGACGGCGTAATCGATCGCCGCTGGCGCATGCTCGAGCGGCCAGGCATTCGCGGCGAAGCGCTGACGCCGCCTTGGACAATCCAGACGGCGGCGCTGCAGCTCTCGGAATGGCGCGATTGGGCCGAGGTCGCAGATGCCTTCACCCCGCTTTACGCGCATGAAGGCCCGCTGCCGGACGAGGTCGAGCAGGAAATCGCGCGCATCCAAGCGACGGAGACCACGCCGGAAGGTCGTGCGGCGGCCGTGCTGCGCTTTGCGCAGGGTGCGGTGCGTTATCTCGCGATCTCGATGGGCGAAGGCGGCTACACGCCGCGCTCACTCGCCGACGTGTGCGCAGCGCGTTACGGCGATTGCAAGGACAAATCGAAGCTCTTCACGCAAATGGCGTTGCGCTTGGGCCTCGACGCCTGCCCTGCGCTCGTCAACACGTTCGACGGCTACGCGCTGGATGAGCGCCTCCCCTCCGCGCAAATGTTCGACCATTGCGTTGTGCGCTTGGCGATCGGCAAAAAAGTGTATTGGCTCGACGCGACGCGCCAAGTGCAAGCGAGCCCGCTCGACAAGCTCACGCAATGCTATTTCGGCTGGGCGCTGCCGATGCGTGCGGGCGTGACGGCGCTGGAGCGCATGCCCGATCCGAACCTGCCGCACCTCGTGGAATCCTACGAGAACGTGCAGCTGCGTGCGTTCGACGAACCCGTGCGCTACGAGTGGAAGACGATTTATCGCGACGCGCGCGCCGAAGCGATCCGCGAGCAATTCGCGCGTGAAGGCGCTGTGAGCGTGTTCAAGGCCTATGCCGAAGACGTGCAGCGCACCTGGCCGAAGGCGCAAGTCGTCAGCCAAGACATCATCGAAGACGATGTCGTCAACAACACCTTCACCGTGCGCGAAGTGTACGACATCCACGACGCTTGGACGCCGGCAGGGCCTGCGGCGCACAATTTCGCGACGCGTGATCTCGCTATCGCCGGCTCGCTGCTGCCGCTCGATCCAGGCGATCGCAAATATCCGATTTATCTGGGCCAGCCCGGCAAACGCACGCGCCATGTCGAAGTGCGGACGATGAAGCAACATGAGGGCGGCTGGACGCGCGATCAGCGCGCGTCAACGCTGCTGCACTCGGACGAGATGAAGGTGAAGGACGGCGGCAAGCTCCTGGTGATCGACCAGGTGCTCGACATCAAAGCGCTGACGCTGCCGGCAAAGGAAGCCGAGGCTTACCGCAAAGTTGTCGCCAATCTCAGCAACAATGAATTGGTCGTGACCGAAACCGATCTGAAAGCCGGCAACAAGCTCAGTGTCTGGACGCTGATCGGCTGGCTCATCGCCGGCATCATCGTGCTCTACTCGTTTGTCAGTCGTCAGTGA
- a CDS encoding isocitrate lyase/PEP mutase family protein, with amino-acid sequence MSQAQAAAFHALHQDFLVLPNAWDAASARLTQEHGAKAIATSSAAVAWAHGYADGNRFPIAKLVTVIEDIARSVSVPISTDAEGGYTDDPKHVAENVTALINAGAVGINLEDGAAAHDLHVRKIEAAREAAVRAGIDLYINARTDVYLKQLVPAKQAVEETLRRAAALKNAGASGLFAPGVVIESEIATIAERCGMLLNVIAWPRLPDAAKLKALGVKRLSAGTSTFAAAMEGLRAATVDFLASGSSETLWPRRGEQLNYNKLFGA; translated from the coding sequence ATGAGCCAAGCTCAAGCCGCCGCTTTCCACGCCCTGCACCAAGACTTTCTCGTGTTGCCCAATGCCTGGGATGCAGCGTCCGCGCGGCTCACGCAGGAGCACGGCGCTAAAGCCATCGCCACATCGAGCGCCGCCGTCGCCTGGGCGCACGGCTATGCGGACGGCAATCGTTTCCCGATCGCTAAGCTCGTCACCGTGATCGAGGACATCGCCCGGAGCGTCAGCGTGCCGATCAGCACCGACGCCGAAGGCGGCTATACCGACGATCCAAAGCACGTCGCCGAAAACGTCACGGCGCTGATCAACGCCGGCGCGGTCGGTATCAATCTCGAAGACGGCGCGGCCGCGCATGATCTGCACGTGCGCAAAATCGAAGCCGCGCGCGAAGCGGCGGTGCGGGCGGGTATCGATCTTTATATCAATGCGCGGACGGACGTGTACTTGAAGCAGCTCGTGCCCGCCAAGCAAGCGGTTGAGGAAACCCTGCGCCGCGCTGCCGCGCTCAAGAACGCCGGCGCCAGCGGTCTGTTCGCGCCCGGCGTGGTGATTGAAAGCGAGATCGCGACCATCGCTGAACGCTGCGGCATGCTGCTTAACGTCATCGCGTGGCCTCGCTTGCCGGACGCCGCCAAGCTCAAAGCGCTCGGCGTGAAGCGCCTGAGCGCTGGCACCTCGACCTTCGCCGCTGCGATGGAAGGTCTGCGCGCTGCTACGGTCGATTTCCTAGCGTCAGGCTCGTCCGAAACGCTCTGGCCGCGCCGGGGCGAGCAGCTCAACTACAACAAACTGTTCGGCGCCTAG
- a CDS encoding DMT family transporter, which produces MTAARVTLSGNMRGVLWMLASAACFTIMTACIKHLAQQGYAESQMVFFRCAAGVVLLLPAVLRSGPSAWATPRPWVMARRCIGSAIGVLLAFYAFANLPLATAQSLSFARALFVVLLAMLLLGEKVGPWRQGALIVGFIGVLVMTRPTEMQFTLASLAALTSALLMAYSVVTIKDLSRDHSTLSLVLWMNAATTVLGLPLALFGWTMPGWGDAGIFLLLAVSGVLAQTCFTRGLTAGDASLMALMDYTRLPMAALSGLLIFHELLDIWTIVGAAIVIGSTLFITIRESMLAKKRAPPLPD; this is translated from the coding sequence ATGACAGCCGCGCGCGTCACACTCTCTGGAAACATGCGGGGCGTGTTGTGGATGCTGGCGTCCGCGGCCTGCTTCACGATCATGACCGCCTGCATCAAGCATCTGGCGCAGCAGGGCTACGCCGAGTCGCAGATGGTGTTCTTCCGCTGCGCCGCTGGTGTCGTGTTGCTCTTGCCGGCGGTGCTCCGCTCGGGGCCGAGCGCTTGGGCGACGCCCCGGCCTTGGGTGATGGCGCGGCGCTGCATCGGCTCAGCCATCGGCGTGCTGCTGGCGTTTTACGCCTTCGCCAATCTACCGCTCGCCACCGCGCAATCGCTCTCATTCGCACGCGCGCTCTTTGTCGTCCTGCTGGCGATGCTCTTGTTGGGCGAAAAGGTAGGGCCGTGGCGCCAAGGCGCGCTCATTGTCGGTTTCATCGGCGTGCTGGTGATGACGCGGCCGACGGAGATGCAATTCACTCTAGCCTCACTCGCCGCGCTCACATCGGCGCTGCTGATGGCCTATTCGGTCGTCACCATCAAAGACTTGTCGCGCGATCATTCGACATTATCGCTCGTGCTCTGGATGAATGCAGCCACGACCGTGCTCGGACTGCCGCTGGCATTGTTCGGTTGGACAATGCCCGGCTGGGGCGATGCGGGCATCTTTCTTTTGCTCGCCGTGTCCGGCGTTTTGGCGCAAACCTGCTTTACGCGCGGGCTCACTGCGGGCGACGCCTCGCTCATGGCCTTGATGGACTACACCCGCCTGCCGATGGCCGCCTTGTCGGGCTTGCTCATCTTCCACGAATTGCTCGACATCTGGACCATCGTTGGCGCCGCCATCGTCATCGGCTCGACGCTTTTCATCACCATCCGCGAATCCATGCTCGCCAAGAAACGCGCCCCGCCGCTGCCGGACTAG